From Leishmania braziliensis MHOM/BR/75/M2904 complete genome, chromosome 22, a single genomic window includes:
- a CDS encoding putative glutamine amidotransferase: MSLQGAPQGEYIVILDAGSQYGKVIDRKVRELRVETKILPLDTPAEKLCNDTKLMGVIISGGPTSVKDETALAYDKAIFAMRKPVLGICYGMQMMTGLYGGEVCRGRVREDGQDSIQIDTSSPIFAGLDSTETVLLTHGDSITDTGTELKVIARSSAGIIAAVQHQSLPLFGVQFHPEVGLTVSGETIFKNFLKLCGCKFSFTMEDREAVALRLIRERTSNGQKVLCLASGGVDSTVCAMLLLKALGPERVVCIHIDHGFMRLHESAQVVEALNAAGVRVHLVKAQDDFATASTVMTAKRGRAAYTTNKLCETTDPEEKRNIIGNTFMSVCDRVVKELQLDVENLLLAQGTLRPDLIESGSKYASANADAIKTHHNDTAVVRVLRDAGRIIEPLCDYHKDEVRDLGLRLGISRHLIERQPFPGPGLAIRTLCTDGTPFRDANFADTEATVKRLCMGDDASFAEVAAFVQSVALSACILPVRTVGVQGDGRTYAYASALSMQTFPTTEQWLALMQLAKAIPKTAHAVNRVVFMFGPPQSESPSSVTRTYLTTDVLDKIRVADDKVNGILMKHQLVRSLSQVPIVLIPVGFDKAGCYSVIVRTFLTNDFMTGIPATPGSAFMPLTVLEEIVSELEKLEFVSRVMYDLTAKPPGTTEWE; encoded by the coding sequence ATGTCCCTCCAAGGTGCTCCGCAGGGCGAGTATATTGTCATCCTCGATGCGGGCTCACAGTACGGCAAGGTCATTGACCGCAAGGTACGTGAACTTCGTGTAGAGACTAAGATCCTGCCTCTCGACACTCCAGCCGAGAAGCTGTGCAACGATACAAAGCTGATGGGTGTCATCATCAGCGGTGGCCCCACTTCTGTGAAGGATGAGACGGCCCTGGCGTATGACAAAGCGATCTTTGCCATGAGGAAGCCGGTCCTCGGCATCTGTTATGGTATGCAGATGATGACGGGGTTGTATGGCGGTGAGGTTTGTCGAGGCAGGGTCCGCGAGGATGGTCAGGACAGCATTCAGATAGACACGTCGTCACCCATCTTTGCCGGCCTGGACTCAACTGAGACGGTACTCCTCACCCACGGCGACTCCATCACGGATACGGGGACCGAGCTGAAGGTTATTGCGCGTAGCTCCGCTGGCATCATCGCCGCTGTTCAGCACCAGTCCCTGCCACTGTTTGGCGTTCAGTTCCATCCTGAGGTCGGGCTCACGGTGTCGGGCGAGACAATCTTCAAGAACTTTTTGAAGCTATGCGGGTGCAAATTCTCCTTTACGATGGAGGACcgagaggcggtggcgctgcgtcttATTCGTGAGCGCACCAGCAATGGCCAGAAGGTGCTCTGCCTGGCCTCCGGCGGCGTCGACAGCACCGTGTGTGCCATGCTGCTCCTGAAGGCCCTGGGTCCCGAGCGAGTTGTGTGCATCCACATCGACCATGGCTTCATGCGACTGCACGAGAGcgcgcaggtggtggaggcgctgaacGCCGCAGGGGTGCGCGTGCACCTTGTCAAGGCGCAGGACGACTTTGCAACGGCCTCGACGGTGATGACCGCAAAGAGGGGTCGTGCGGCGTACACAACCAACAAACTATGTGAAACCACAGACCCGGAGGAAAAGCGAAACATTATTGGCAACACATTTATGTCCGTGTGCGACCGAGTTgtcaaggagctgcagctggatGTGGAGAATTTACTGCTTGCACAGGGTACCCTTCGTCCAGATCTCATCGAGTCTGGCTCTAAGTACGCCAGCGCCAACGCAGATGCTATCAAGACGCACCACAACGACACCGCAGTTGTgcgagtgctgcgcgacgccgGCCGCATCATCGAGCCTCTCTGTGACTATCACAAGGATGAGGTGCGCGATCTCGGGCTGCGTCTCGGGATTTCACGCCACCTCATAGAGCGTCAGCCCTTTCCGGGGCCTGGTCTCGCTATCCGCACTCTGTGCACTGATGGGACACCGTTTCGCGACGCAAACTTTGCAGACACGGAGGCGACGGTGAAGCGTCTGTGCATGGGCGACGACGCATCCTTCGCTGAGGTCGCCGCCTTCGTGCAGTCGGTCGCACTGTCCGCCTGCATCCTGCCGGTGCGCACTGTTGGGGTGCAGGGTGACGGACGCACCTACGCCTAtgcctccgccctctctATGCAGACGTTCCCGACGACCGAGCAGTGGCTCGCACTGATGCAGCTAGCAAAAGCGATACCCAAGACGGCGCACGCTGTCAACCGCGTGGTGTTCATGTTTGGTCCACCGCAGTCCGAGTCGCCAAGCAGCGTCACACGGACGTATTTGACGACAGACGTACTCGACAAAATTCGCGTAGCCGATGACAAGGTGAACGGCATTCTCATGAAGCACCAACTCGTGCGCTCGCTGAGCCAGGTGCCCATCGTCCTAATCCCCGTCGGCTTCGACAAGGCCGGCTGCTACAGCGTGATAGTGCGCACGTTCTTGACGAACGACTTCATGACAGGAATCCCTGCCACACCGGGTTCCGCCTTCATGCCGCTGACCGTGCTTGAGGAAATCGTCAGTGAATTAGAAAAGCTCGAGTTTGTCTCTCGGGTGATGTATGACCTTACCGCCAAGCCTCCCGGCACTACTGAGTGGGAGTAG